One Sphingopyxis macrogoltabida genomic region harbors:
- a CDS encoding M16 family metallopeptidase, giving the protein MSRFPRLAIALALSTSLVAAGPALAKSKAAAPAPIADLVKAVDIPYQSFTLDNGLRVIVHEDRKAPVVAVSVWYRVGSKHEPKGKTGFAHLFEHLMFNGSENAPGDFFEPLQQVGATDSNGTTNVDRTNYFETVPTGALDRALFLESDRMGHLLGAVTQEKLDNQRGVVQNEKRQGDNNPYGLLRYEIFENLFPTGHPYHHSTIGSMADLDAASLADVKKWFTDNYGPNNAVLVLAGDVDLATAKKKVAEWFGDIPRGPAVQAPKTSVPSLPAPLAKEVKDLIPTTRLYRMWAIPGLNDPEAVPLQMAMGVLGGLSSSRLDNALVRKDPVAVAVAAYAQSFEDAGILIVQADVKDGVDPAHVAKRLDEEIAAYLASGPTADELQRTAASYLGGTISGLEAVGGFGGKAVTLAEGALYSNDPAYYKVELDRMAKATPEQVKAVANKWLSRPAFSLTYTPGERTEGGEARGGAVTAGKIAAAVEPDRYWNAALGDVGPDTGIGDATSIADRSQLPAVAELKALDFPAIERTKLKNGIEVVFARRATVPTVNVAVSFDAGYAADPHNALGTQSLMLSLMDEGTTSLDSIAFAEAKERLGAQIDGSANADETVFSLFALKPNLGASLSLLADYIRNPAFDAKELERVRAQQLNRLKAEMNNPNAIASRVLMPVLYGADHPYGIPPSGLGDAKSVAAATRDQLAAFHSTWVRPDTARIFVVGDTTLAEVKKQLDASFGAWKAPATAKPVKHFDIAIPAPKPRILLFDRPKSPQSVILAGKVLDAKGGDKLEVLQSANDIFGGNFLSRFNTNLRETKGWSYGVRSRISGEQDRVNWVAAAPVQADRTGDSIRELQKDLKSFLGDNGVTKEELERTINGSVRELPGSFETSGDVLGGLRAIVKYGRADDYYETLPATYEAMTAAEIDVAARKALSTDDLVYVVVGDAAVVKPQLDGLGLAVETVPPAN; this is encoded by the coding sequence ATGTCCCGTTTTCCCCGCCTCGCTATCGCCCTTGCGCTTTCGACCTCGCTCGTCGCCGCGGGGCCCGCGCTCGCCAAATCGAAGGCCGCCGCGCCGGCGCCGATCGCCGACCTCGTGAAGGCGGTCGATATCCCCTATCAGAGCTTCACGCTCGACAACGGCCTCCGGGTCATCGTGCACGAGGACAGGAAGGCGCCCGTCGTCGCGGTGTCGGTGTGGTACCGCGTCGGGTCGAAGCACGAGCCGAAGGGCAAGACGGGCTTTGCGCACCTGTTCGAGCATTTGATGTTCAACGGGTCGGAAAATGCGCCCGGCGATTTCTTCGAGCCGCTGCAACAGGTCGGCGCGACCGACAGCAACGGGACGACCAATGTTGACCGCACCAACTATTTCGAGACGGTGCCGACCGGTGCGCTCGACCGCGCGCTGTTCCTCGAAAGCGACCGCATGGGGCATCTGCTCGGCGCGGTGACGCAGGAAAAGCTCGATAATCAGCGCGGCGTCGTCCAGAACGAAAAGCGCCAGGGCGACAACAATCCCTATGGCCTGCTGCGCTACGAGATTTTCGAGAATCTCTTTCCGACCGGCCACCCCTATCATCACAGCACGATCGGCTCGATGGCCGACCTCGACGCGGCGAGCCTCGCCGATGTGAAGAAATGGTTCACCGACAATTACGGCCCGAACAATGCGGTGCTCGTGCTCGCCGGCGACGTCGATCTTGCGACCGCGAAAAAGAAGGTGGCCGAATGGTTCGGCGATATTCCGCGCGGGCCGGCGGTGCAGGCGCCGAAGACGTCGGTCCCCAGCCTGCCCGCGCCGCTCGCCAAGGAGGTCAAGGACCTTATCCCGACGACGCGCCTCTACCGCATGTGGGCGATCCCCGGACTCAACGATCCCGAGGCGGTGCCGTTGCAGATGGCGATGGGCGTGCTCGGCGGCCTGTCGTCGTCGCGGCTCGACAACGCGCTCGTCCGCAAGGATCCGGTCGCGGTTGCGGTCGCCGCTTATGCCCAGTCGTTCGAGGATGCCGGCATCCTGATCGTCCAGGCCGACGTCAAGGACGGGGTCGACCCCGCGCATGTTGCGAAACGGCTCGACGAGGAAATCGCCGCCTATCTGGCGAGCGGCCCGACCGCCGACGAACTGCAGCGCACTGCCGCCAGCTATCTCGGCGGCACGATTTCGGGGCTCGAAGCGGTCGGCGGGTTCGGCGGCAAGGCGGTGACGCTGGCCGAGGGCGCGCTCTATTCGAACGATCCCGCCTATTACAAGGTCGAGCTCGACCGGATGGCGAAGGCGACGCCCGAACAGGTGAAGGCGGTTGCGAACAAATGGCTGTCGCGTCCGGCCTTTTCGCTGACCTATACGCCGGGCGAGCGTACCGAGGGCGGCGAAGCGCGTGGTGGCGCGGTGACGGCGGGCAAGATCGCCGCCGCCGTCGAGCCCGACCGCTACTGGAACGCCGCGCTTGGCGATGTCGGCCCCGACACCGGGATCGGCGATGCGACGTCGATCGCCGACCGGTCGCAATTGCCTGCGGTCGCCGAGCTGAAGGCGCTCGATTTCCCGGCGATCGAACGGACGAAGCTCAAAAACGGGATCGAAGTCGTGTTCGCGCGACGCGCGACGGTACCGACGGTCAACGTCGCGGTGAGCTTCGACGCCGGCTATGCCGCTGATCCGCATAATGCTCTCGGCACCCAGTCGCTGATGCTGAGCTTGATGGACGAGGGCACGACCAGTCTCGATTCGATCGCTTTCGCCGAAGCGAAGGAGCGCCTCGGCGCGCAGATCGACGGATCGGCGAACGCCGACGAGACGGTGTTCAGCTTGTTCGCGCTCAAGCCCAACCTCGGCGCCTCGCTGAGCCTGCTCGCCGATTATATCCGCAACCCGGCGTTCGACGCGAAGGAACTGGAGCGCGTCCGCGCGCAACAGCTCAACCGGCTGAAGGCCGAGATGAACAATCCGAACGCGATCGCTTCGCGGGTGCTCATGCCGGTGCTGTACGGTGCGGATCATCCCTATGGCATCCCGCCGTCGGGGCTCGGCGATGCCAAGTCGGTGGCGGCTGCGACCCGCGACCAGCTTGCGGCCTTTCATTCGACATGGGTCCGTCCCGATACGGCGCGGATCTTCGTCGTCGGCGACACGACGCTCGCCGAGGTGAAGAAGCAGCTCGACGCGAGCTTCGGGGCATGGAAGGCGCCGGCAACGGCGAAGCCGGTCAAACATTTCGACATCGCGATCCCGGCGCCGAAACCGCGTATCCTGCTGTTCGACCGCCCCAAGTCGCCGCAGTCGGTGATCCTCGCGGGCAAGGTGCTCGACGCCAAGGGCGGCGACAAGCTCGAGGTGCTGCAATCGGCGAACGATATCTTCGGCGGCAACTTCCTGTCGCGCTTCAACACCAATTTGCGCGAGACCAAGGGCTGGTCCTACGGCGTGCGCAGCCGCATCTCGGGCGAGCAGGACCGCGTGAACTGGGTGGCGGCGGCGCCGGTCCAGGCCGACCGCACCGGCGATTCGATCCGCGAGCTGCAAAAGGACCTCAAAAGCTTCCTCGGCGACAACGGCGTGACGAAGGAGGAACTCGAGCGCACGATCAACGGCAGCGTTCGCGAACTGCCCGGCAGCTTCGAAACCTCGGGCGACGTGCTCGGCGGCCTGAGGGCGATCGTCAAATACGGGCGCGCCGACGATTATTACGAGACATTGCCCGCAACCTATGAAGCGATGACTGCGGCCGAGATCGACGTCGCGGCGCGCAAGGCGCTCAGCACCGACGATCTCGTCTATGTCGTCGTCGGCGATGCCGCCGTGGTCAAACCGCAGCTTGACGGATTGGGTCTGGCGGTGGAAACGGTGCCTCCAGCTAATTAA
- a CDS encoding acylase — translation MLRRALLALLLLLVVGAASLAFWEPLTASAPPAPTYKPADVRIARDKFGVPHIFGKTDADVAYGVAYAHAEDDFSTLQEVLAMTRGRAGAMLGEDGAKVDYAAALLDIRATTARDWPRLPEDVKKLFTAYAAGLNHYADKHPGEVRLSGLFPVTGEDVVAGFVLRSPFFFGLDSVLGSLVGDTPIGREGGPELDATGKLVPRELTPVGTDPADNGSNGMAVAPARSTDGATRLVSNSHQPWTGGVAWYELVVHSEEGWDFAGANFPGSPYPFLGHNKYLGWTNTVNRPDLIDVYQLVLDGEGKNYRFDGKWLPLEERRIWLKVKFGPFVLPVPRTIWRSVHGPVIKNAKGAFAIRYAGQDQANMVTQYYRLNKAKNFAEWRAAMAGQGVPATNFIYADAAGNIGMFYNAMFPDRPAGYNWRGVLPGDTSADIWTKTLPFDRVPALVNPRSGYVMNANNTPWVAAGPGDELDAAAFSPLLGIEDDMTNRAARLIDLFEASGQIDEARLKAIKYDTSYAKTGYAKAWIDRILALDVKGDPALVEAQRLLGKWDWNLDGKGHGDALALMLLRPANGSHYQRRAEPDPLTTLKEVVAHLQDHFAGLDPKLGTVLRLRHGEGPHRVDLPLDGGNDTVRASTLWDEEPDGRLKVRHGDSFIMFVTWDRAGRVRSESIQPFGAATTRPDSSHYNDQAPLFVAHKLKPVLFDPAALKASGARFYRP, via the coding sequence ATGCTGCGACGGGCTTTGCTGGCTTTGCTGTTGCTGCTTGTCGTCGGGGCGGCATCGCTCGCTTTCTGGGAGCCGCTGACCGCCAGCGCGCCGCCGGCACCGACCTACAAGCCCGCCGATGTCCGGATCGCGCGCGACAAGTTCGGCGTCCCTCATATCTTCGGCAAGACCGATGCCGATGTCGCATACGGCGTCGCTTATGCGCATGCCGAGGATGATTTTTCGACCTTGCAGGAAGTGCTCGCGATGACGCGGGGCCGCGCGGGCGCGATGCTCGGCGAGGATGGCGCCAAGGTCGATTATGCCGCGGCGCTGCTGGATATCCGGGCAACGACGGCGCGCGACTGGCCGCGGCTGCCGGAGGATGTGAAAAAGCTCTTCACCGCCTATGCGGCGGGGCTCAACCATTATGCCGACAAGCATCCGGGCGAGGTACGGCTGTCGGGGCTGTTCCCGGTGACCGGCGAGGATGTGGTTGCGGGTTTCGTGCTGCGTTCGCCCTTCTTCTTCGGGCTCGATTCGGTGCTCGGATCGCTCGTCGGCGATACGCCGATCGGTCGCGAGGGCGGCCCGGAGCTCGACGCGACAGGCAAGCTGGTGCCGCGCGAGCTGACGCCGGTCGGCACCGATCCCGCCGATAACGGATCGAACGGTATGGCGGTTGCGCCCGCGCGGTCGACCGACGGCGCGACGCGGCTGGTCTCGAATTCGCACCAGCCATGGACCGGTGGAGTCGCCTGGTACGAACTCGTCGTCCATTCGGAAGAGGGCTGGGATTTCGCCGGCGCGAATTTCCCCGGCTCGCCCTATCCCTTCCTCGGCCACAATAAATATCTCGGCTGGACGAATACGGTGAACCGGCCCGACCTGATCGACGTCTACCAGCTTGTTCTCGATGGCGAGGGCAAGAATTACCGCTTCGACGGCAAATGGCTGCCGCTCGAGGAAAGGCGCATCTGGTTGAAGGTGAAGTTCGGGCCGTTCGTCCTGCCGGTGCCGCGCACCATCTGGCGTTCGGTTCACGGACCGGTGATCAAAAATGCCAAAGGGGCGTTCGCGATCCGCTACGCGGGGCAGGACCAGGCGAATATGGTCACCCAATATTACCGGCTGAACAAGGCGAAGAATTTCGCCGAGTGGCGCGCTGCGATGGCGGGGCAGGGCGTGCCCGCGACCAATTTCATCTATGCCGACGCCGCGGGCAATATCGGCATGTTCTATAATGCGATGTTCCCCGACCGGCCGGCGGGATACAACTGGCGCGGCGTCCTGCCCGGCGACACCTCGGCGGACATCTGGACGAAGACGCTGCCGTTCGACCGCGTCCCCGCGCTGGTCAATCCGCGTTCGGGCTATGTGATGAACGCCAACAACACGCCGTGGGTCGCGGCCGGGCCGGGCGACGAACTCGACGCCGCCGCCTTTTCGCCTTTGCTCGGCATCGAGGACGACATGACCAATCGCGCCGCGCGGCTGATCGACCTGTTCGAGGCATCGGGGCAGATCGACGAGGCGCGGCTGAAGGCGATCAAATATGACACCAGCTATGCGAAGACCGGCTATGCCAAGGCGTGGATCGACCGCATCCTCGCGCTCGACGTCAAGGGCGATCCGGCGCTCGTCGAGGCGCAGCGGCTGCTCGGCAAATGGGACTGGAACCTCGACGGCAAGGGCCACGGCGATGCGCTCGCGCTGATGCTGCTCCGCCCCGCGAACGGCAGCCATTATCAGCGCCGTGCCGAGCCCGATCCGCTGACGACATTGAAGGAGGTCGTCGCGCATTTGCAGGATCATTTCGCGGGTCTCGACCCCAAGCTCGGTACGGTGCTGCGGCTGCGCCATGGCGAGGGACCGCACCGCGTCGACCTGCCGCTCGACGGCGGTAACGACACCGTCCGCGCCTCGACCTTGTGGGACGAAGAGCCCGACGGGCGGCTGAAGGTGCGCCACGGCGACAGCTTCATCATGTTCGTGACTTGGGACAGGGCGGGGCGCGTCCGCTCCGAATCGATCCAGCCCTTCGGCGCCGCAACGACGCGGCCGGACAGTTCGCATTACAACGATCAGGCGCCGTTGTTCGTGGCGCACAAGCTGAAGCCGGTGCTGTTCGACCCGGCGGCGCTGAAGGCCAGCGGTGCGCGCTTCTATCGGCCTTGA
- a CDS encoding leucyl aminopeptidase — MRTKSLLLAACLSFAPASAALAQTVTGSGVVPATAANSTGRAIGFAAEAPAGGALVVVMTDAVLPPLDGAPLTGAERQAVTAAIAAADYKGEAGSTLSLRGIGAHSRVLLVGAGAAPSSLALAEAGGKAAQELANEAQPVTVAGAYGDAAAADVAYGFALGQYRFDRYKTVDRKAVPTGAVTLLGANPAAAKAAFDGRWQPLADGVRLSRDLANEPANIIYPESFVARVRDAFAGVGGVSIEVLDEAAMRKLGMGTLVGVGQGSPRGSRLLLVRYRGGGAPDAPLAFVGKGITFDSGGISLKPGAGMWDMKGDMSGAASAVGAVLSLAKSRAPVHVVGVAALAENMPDGNAQRPGDITRTMSGKTIEMLNSDAEGRLVLADANEYVASAYKPRAIVNIATLTGAIVGALDDQYAGLFARDEKLAAALLAAGTASGEELWRMPLHKNYAEKIKSDIADIRNIAPSQGPGASIGAHVIGYFVDEATPWAHLDIAGVNQADKATPLVPKGMSGFGVRLLDELARSGS, encoded by the coding sequence ATGCGCACCAAGAGCCTGCTCCTCGCCGCCTGCCTGTCTTTTGCCCCGGCATCCGCCGCGCTGGCCCAGACCGTCACCGGTTCGGGCGTCGTTCCGGCGACCGCCGCGAACAGCACCGGCCGCGCGATCGGCTTCGCCGCCGAAGCCCCGGCGGGGGGTGCGCTGGTCGTCGTGATGACCGACGCGGTGCTGCCGCCGCTGGACGGGGCACCGCTGACCGGCGCCGAGCGGCAGGCCGTCACTGCCGCGATCGCCGCCGCCGATTACAAGGGCGAAGCCGGATCGACCCTGTCGCTGCGCGGCATCGGGGCGCATTCGCGCGTCCTGCTCGTCGGCGCCGGCGCTGCGCCCTCGTCGCTCGCGCTCGCCGAGGCGGGGGGCAAGGCAGCACAGGAACTGGCGAACGAAGCGCAGCCGGTGACGGTCGCGGGCGCCTATGGCGACGCAGCGGCGGCCGACGTCGCTTATGGCTTCGCGCTCGGCCAATATCGCTTCGACCGCTATAAGACCGTCGACCGGAAGGCGGTGCCGACGGGCGCGGTGACGCTGCTCGGCGCCAATCCCGCTGCCGCCAAAGCCGCTTTCGACGGACGCTGGCAGCCGCTCGCCGACGGGGTGCGCCTGTCGCGCGACCTCGCCAACGAACCCGCGAACATCATCTATCCCGAAAGTTTCGTCGCGCGCGTCCGCGATGCCTTTGCCGGTGTCGGCGGCGTCAGCATCGAAGTGCTCGACGAAGCGGCGATGCGCAAGCTCGGCATGGGCACGCTCGTCGGCGTCGGTCAGGGCAGCCCGCGCGGGTCGCGGCTGCTGCTCGTCCGCTATCGCGGCGGCGGCGCGCCCGACGCGCCGCTGGCCTTCGTCGGCAAGGGGATCACCTTCGATTCGGGCGGCATTTCGCTGAAACCCGGCGCTGGCATGTGGGACATGAAGGGCGACATGTCGGGCGCCGCCTCGGCGGTCGGCGCGGTGCTGTCGCTCGCCAAATCGCGCGCGCCCGTCCATGTCGTCGGTGTCGCGGCGCTGGCCGAGAATATGCCCGACGGCAACGCCCAGCGCCCCGGCGACATCACCCGCACCATGTCGGGCAAGACGATCGAGATGCTCAACAGCGACGCCGAAGGCCGCCTCGTCCTCGCCGATGCGAACGAATATGTCGCCAGCGCTTACAAGCCGCGGGCGATCGTCAACATCGCGACGCTGACCGGCGCGATCGTCGGCGCGCTCGACGATCAATATGCGGGCCTGTTCGCGCGCGACGAGAAGCTCGCCGCCGCGCTGCTCGCGGCCGGGACGGCGAGCGGCGAGGAATTGTGGCGCATGCCGCTCCACAAAAATTATGCCGAGAAGATCAAGTCCGACATCGCCGACATCCGCAACATCGCCCCGAGCCAGGGGCCGGGCGCGAGCATCGGGGCGCATGTCATCGGCTATTTCGTCGACGAAGCGACGCCGTGGGCGCATCTCGACATCGCCGGCGTCAACCAGGCCGACAAGGCGACCCCGTTGGTGCCGAAGGGCATGTCGGGCTTTGGCGTCAGGCTGCTCGACGAGCTGGCACGGTCAGGTTCGTAA
- the clpB gene encoding ATP-dependent chaperone ClpB produces MNLEKFTDRAKGFLQAAQTIAIRMNHQRISPEHIAKALLEDNEGMAAGLIAKSGGDAARAVAGIDALLAKVPAVSGSGAQQTPGLDNDAVRLLDQAEQVASKAGDGYVTVERLLLAMVLAANSPVGKAFADAGVRADALNKAINDLRGGRTADTASAEDRYEALKKFARDLTEVAREGKLDPVIGRDEEIRRTIQILARRTKNNPVLIGEAGVGKTAIAEGLALRIVNGDVPDSLKDRRLLSLDMGALIAGAKYRGEFEERLKGVLDDVKAAEGEIILFIDEMHTLVGAGKGEGAMDASNLLKPALARGELHCIGATTLDEYRKHVEKDPALQRRFQPVFVGEPTVEDSISILRGIKEKYELHHGVRITDGAIVAAATLSNRYISDRFLPDKAIDLMDEAASRIRMEVESKPEEIEGLDRRIIQMKIEEAALSKESDAASKDRLATLQSELANLEQQSAELTQKWHAEKDKIHAEAKIKEELDAARSALDQAQRAGDLAKAGELSYGTIPGLEKQLEAAQTAAGNAMLREEVTADDIAAVVSKWTGIPVDRMMEGEREKLLSMEDTLTQRVIGQDEAVRAVSTAVRRARAGLQDPNRPLGSFLFLGPTGVGKTELTKALARFLFDDDNAMVRIDMSEFMEKHSVARLVGAPPGYVGYEEGGTLTEAVRRRPYQVVLFDEVEKAHQDVFNILLQVLDDGRLTDGQGRTVDFTNTLIILTSNLGSQAIAALPDDAPVEQAEPAVMEVVRAHFRPEFLNRLDEIVLFNRLAQQHMGGIVDIQVARVQKLLTDRKVTLDLTDAARAWLGRVGYDPVYGARPLKRAVQKYLQDPLADLILKGEVRDGSTIKVDEGDGALILTPAG; encoded by the coding sequence ATGAACCTCGAAAAATTTACCGATCGCGCCAAGGGCTTTTTGCAGGCGGCGCAGACGATCGCGATCCGCATGAACCACCAGCGGATTTCGCCCGAGCATATCGCGAAAGCGCTGCTCGAAGACAATGAAGGCATGGCGGCTGGCCTGATCGCGAAGAGCGGCGGCGACGCGGCGCGCGCGGTCGCGGGCATCGACGCGTTGCTCGCCAAGGTGCCCGCGGTGTCGGGATCGGGCGCGCAGCAAACGCCGGGGCTCGACAATGACGCGGTGCGCCTGCTCGACCAGGCCGAACAGGTCGCGAGCAAGGCGGGCGACGGTTATGTGACCGTCGAGCGGCTGCTGCTCGCGATGGTGCTCGCGGCGAATAGCCCGGTGGGCAAGGCGTTCGCGGACGCGGGCGTCAGGGCCGATGCGCTCAACAAGGCGATCAACGATCTGCGCGGCGGGCGCACGGCCGACACCGCCTCGGCCGAAGACCGTTATGAGGCGCTCAAGAAATTCGCGCGCGATCTCACCGAAGTCGCGCGCGAGGGCAAGCTCGACCCCGTCATCGGCCGCGACGAGGAAATCCGCCGCACGATCCAGATTCTCGCGCGCCGGACCAAGAATAACCCAGTGCTGATCGGCGAAGCCGGGGTCGGCAAGACCGCGATCGCCGAAGGGCTCGCGCTGCGCATCGTCAACGGAGACGTGCCCGACAGTTTGAAGGATCGCCGCCTGCTGTCGCTCGATATGGGCGCGCTGATCGCGGGCGCCAAATATCGCGGCGAGTTCGAGGAACGGCTGAAGGGCGTGCTCGACGATGTGAAGGCCGCCGAGGGCGAGATAATCCTGTTCATCGACGAGATGCACACGCTGGTCGGCGCGGGCAAGGGCGAGGGCGCGATGGACGCCTCGAACCTGCTGAAACCAGCATTGGCACGCGGCGAGTTGCACTGCATCGGCGCGACGACGCTCGACGAATATCGCAAGCATGTCGAAAAGGACCCCGCGCTCCAGCGGCGTTTCCAGCCGGTGTTCGTCGGCGAACCGACGGTCGAGGATTCGATCTCGATCCTGCGCGGCATCAAGGAGAAATATGAGCTGCACCACGGCGTGCGGATCACCGACGGCGCGATCGTCGCCGCCGCGACCTTGTCGAACCGCTATATCTCCGACCGCTTCCTGCCCGACAAGGCAATCGACCTGATGGACGAGGCGGCAAGCCGTATTCGCATGGAAGTCGAATCGAAGCCCGAGGAGATCGAAGGCCTCGACCGCCGCATCATCCAAATGAAGATCGAGGAAGCGGCGCTCAGCAAGGAAAGCGACGCTGCGTCGAAAGACCGACTCGCGACCTTGCAGTCCGAACTCGCCAATCTCGAGCAGCAGTCGGCGGAGCTCACCCAGAAATGGCATGCCGAGAAGGACAAGATCCACGCCGAGGCCAAGATCAAGGAAGAGCTTGACGCGGCGCGTTCGGCGCTCGACCAGGCGCAGCGCGCGGGCGACCTCGCGAAGGCAGGCGAACTCAGCTACGGCACCATCCCCGGCCTCGAAAAACAGCTCGAGGCGGCGCAGACCGCGGCGGGCAATGCAATGCTGCGTGAGGAAGTCACCGCCGACGATATCGCCGCGGTGGTCAGCAAGTGGACCGGCATCCCCGTCGACCGGATGATGGAGGGCGAGCGCGAGAAACTGCTGAGCATGGAGGACACGCTGACCCAGCGCGTCATCGGCCAGGACGAAGCCGTGCGCGCCGTGTCGACCGCGGTCCGCCGCGCCCGCGCGGGCCTTCAGGATCCGAACCGCCCGCTCGGCTCCTTCCTGTTCCTCGGCCCCACGGGCGTCGGCAAGACCGAACTCACCAAGGCGCTCGCGCGTTTCCTGTTCGACGACGACAATGCGATGGTCCGCATCGACATGTCCGAATTCATGGAGAAGCACAGCGTCGCGCGGCTCGTCGGGGCGCCGCCGGGCTATGTCGGCTATGAGGAAGGCGGTACGCTCACCGAAGCGGTGCGCCGCCGCCCCTATCAGGTCGTGCTGTTCGACGAGGTCGAAAAGGCGCATCAGGACGTGTTCAACATCCTGCTGCAGGTGCTCGACGACGGGCGGCTGACCGACGGGCAGGGCCGCACGGTCGACTTCACCAACACGCTGATCATCCTGACCTCGAACCTTGGCAGTCAGGCGATCGCGGCGCTGCCCGACGACGCGCCGGTCGAACAGGCCGAGCCTGCGGTGATGGAAGTCGTGCGGGCGCATTTCCGGCCCGAGTTCCTGAACCGGCTCGACGAGATCGTACTCTTCAACCGCCTCGCGCAGCAGCATATGGGCGGCATCGTCGATATCCAGGTCGCACGCGTCCAGAAGCTGCTGACCGATCGCAAGGTGACGCTCGACCTCACCGACGCGGCGCGCGCGTGGCTCGGCCGCGTCGGTTACGATCCCGTCTACGGTGCCCGGCCATTGAAGCGGGCAGTGCAGAAATATCTGCAGGACCCGCTCGCCGACCTGATCCTGAAGGGCGAGGTCCGGGACGGCTCGACGATCAAAGTCGACGAAGGCGACGGGGCGCTGATCCTGACACCGGCCGGCTGA